The sequence GGACAAAAATATGAAAATTCTGATCGTAGATGATTTCTCTACGATGAGACGGATTATAAAAAATTTGTTACGTGACTTAGGTTTCACGAATACGTCAGAAGCAGATGACGGGCAAACTGCACTACCTATGTTGCAAAGTGGTGGCTTTGATTTTCTGGTGACCGACTGGAATATGCCGGGTATGACAGGCATTGACTTACTCAAAGCTGTAAGGGCGGACCCAAAACTAAATACACTTCCTGTTTTAATGGTAACTGCTGAAGCCAAGCGCGATCAAATTATTGAAGCTGCTCAGGCAGGTGTGAATGGCTATGTAGTAAAACCTTTTACTGCTGCGGTGTTGAAGGAGAAAATCGAAAAGATTTTTGAGCGTGTTGAAGCAGGTGGTTAAGAGGTATATATGTCGCTGCTTGATAAATTAAAAGACCATGCGCCCACTGAATTTGAAACGAGCCTGAAAGAACAGGCTCAAAAAATGGTGGAGCATCTGGAAAAAGGCAATTTAAAAGATGCCATAGAAGTTATTCAGGAAATTAACGAAGTCAGGGATAAAAGCTTATACAAAGAGGTGGGCAGACTTACCCGGGCACTACATGAATCGATTCGAAATTTTCATGTAGAGGCTGGGCTGGCGAGTGATGATAAAGAAGCCATGTCTGACATGGTGGATGCATCTGATCGTTTAGAATACGTAACAAAAATGACAGAAAGTGCAGCGAATACAACCATGGACTTGGTTGATAACAGCATGCCCATTATTGATGAGCTCAAGTCAGATGCCCATAGCTTAAGGGATGAATGGACTAAGATTCGCAAGCGGCAAATGAATCCGGATGAATTTAGAAAACTCTATAAACAGATGGATGAGTTTTTAGATCGTAGTGAAAAACAAGTTAATCAAGTCCATAGCAATTTAACTGAAATTTTAGTTGCACAAAATTATCAGGATTTAACTGGTCAGGTTATTAAAAGAGTTGTTGAACTTGTTCAGCAGGTAGAAGACAGTTTAGTTGATCTGGTCAGAATGGCGGGTCAGGTAGATAAAATTACTGGCATTGAGCATGAAATAACAGCAACAGAAGAAGATTCCATTGCTGCTGAAGGTCCACAAATTAAAGCAGAGGAGCGAGTCGATGTAGTGTCAGGCCAAGATGATGTTGATGATTTGCTTTCTAGTTTGGGGTTTTAGGGGAGCTGTCTCATGAGTTTCGAGGCTGATGAAGACATCCTGCAGGATTTTTTAGTCGAAGCCGGAGAAATCTTAGAGCTGCTTTCTGAACAGCTCGTTGATCTGGAAAATAGCCCCGATGATATGGATTTATTAAATGCTATTTTCCGGGGGTTCCACACCGTTAAAGGAGGAGCAGGGTTTCTTCAATTAAATAGCCTTGTTGATTGCTGTCATGTGGCTGAAAATGTTTTTGATATTTTACGCAATGGCCAGCGGTCAGTAACGACCGAGCTAATGGATGTTGTATTACAAGCATTAGACTCAATTAATGAAATGTTCAGCCAAGTTAGGGATCGTGTTGAGCCTTCACCTGCTGACCCTGAGCTATTAAAAGCCCTATCAGTACTTGCCCAACCAGAAGGCGCAGCACCTGCTGAAGCACCACCTGCCGCAGAAGCGGCGCCACCGGAACCACCTCCTGCTGCACCTGAGCCAGCCCCCACTCCCCAGCAACCTACTGCTAATGCCGGGGCTGAAGCAGGGGAAGATATCACTGATGCAGAGTTTGAAAAGCTGTTAGATGCGGTTGCAGACGAATCGTCAGAGGCTAAAGAACCTGATAAAGCGGCAGCTGCTGCAGCGGCTGGCAGCGATGACATTACTGAAGATGAATTTGAAGCACTGCTGGATCAATTACATGGTAGTGGCCCAGTTGGCACCTCAGCGCCAGCACCGGCTGCGCCAGAAAAACCTGCTGAACCTGCGCCTACTTCAGCTGCAGCCCCCCCCAGTGGTGATGAAATTACTGAGGATGAGTTTGAGGCGCTGTTGGATGAATTGCATGGGGGCAGTGCGCCAAGTGGTCAGGGGACTACTCCAGCTGAACCAGCTGGGGCTCAGCCCGCTGCGACGACACCTGCGCCACCAGAAGCTCCAGCAGCTGCCGCAGCCAAAACAGGAAGCGACTTGATAACGGAAGCTGAGTTTGAAAGTCTGCTAGATGAACTACAAGGGAAAACCCCTGCTGCTGCAGCACCTGCTAAGCCTGCTCCAGCCTCCCCCCCACCTGCAAACCCCGCTGCTACTGCGGCACCCGTAAAACGAGAACCACCTGCGGCAGCGCCTCCAGCCAGCCCACCTAAACCACCAGCGGCAGCTGAACCGCGTCAACCAGCGGGTGGAGGCGGTAAGCCAGCGCCAGCCAAAGAAGCGCCTGCTGCTGAAGCCACCGTTCGGGTAGATACTGCGCGACTTGATGACATCATGAACATGGTAGGTGAGCTGGTGTTGGTCAGGAACCGACTAGTCAGGTTGGGTAACAAAAGTGGGGATGAAGTGTTATCAAAGGCTGTTGCCAACCTGGATGTAGTCACGGGTGATCTTCAGTTGTCAGTGATGAAAACCCGGATGCAACCGATCAAGAAAGTATTTGGTCGGTTTCCTCGGGTAGTGCGGGATTTGGCCAGAAGTCTGAAAAAAGAAATTAATTTAGAGCTTGAAGGTGAGGAAACAGACCTAGACAAAAACCTGGTTGAAGCGTTAGCAGACCCTCTAGTGCACTTGGTCAGAAACGCAGTTGATCATGGTATTGAGTCTCCAGAGGATCGAGAAAAAGCAGGTAAATCACGCAAAGGCACCGTGGTATTGTCTGCCCAGCAAGAAGGTGATCATATTTTACTATCCATTGCGGATGACGGTGCAGGGATGGATCCTGATAAATTAAGAGGAATAGCTGTTTCTCGTGGGCTTTATGAACAGGATGCGGCTGATCGGCTATCGGATAATGAGTGTTATAACTTAATTTTTGCCCCCGGTTTTTCAACTAAAACTGAAATTACGGATATTTCTGGCCGTGGAGTGGGCATGGATGTCGTAAAAAATAAAATCTCTCAATTAAATGGCACCATTAATATTGACTCAGTAAAAGGAGAAGGCTCTAAGCTTATTATTAAAGTGCCATTAACATTGGCAATTATGCCAACCTTAATGGTAATGCTGGAAAACCAAGCATTTGCTTTACCTCTAGTCAGTGTGAATGAAATTTTTCATCTGGATTTATCGAAAACTAATGTAGTGGATGGACAGGAAGTGGTCATTGTTAGAGAAAAAGCATTGCCATTATTCCACTTAAAACGTTGGCTAATTAATGGCAGACGATTTGATGACAGTGATGTAACGAAGACAGAAGCTCATGTAGTCGTAGTATCGGTAGGTACTCAACGAGTGGGGTTTGTTGTTGATCAACTAATTGGACAGGAAGAAGTGGTCATTAAACCCTTGGGGCAGACTTTGCAAGGCACACCTGGGATGGCCGGTGCCACCATTACAGGCGATGGGCGAATTGCATTAATCTTGGATGTTCCTAGTTTACTGAAAGAGTATGCATAAACATGGTATTAACTTTGTTAGCTAACAAACAGGAGCGACTGGGTGGCCATTAGAGTGCTAATTGTTGATGACTCAGGCTTTTTTCGTCGCCGGGTCAGTGAAATTTTAAAAACAGACCCACAAATCGAGGTAGTGGGTACTGCAGATAATGGCAGAGAAGCGGTTGATAAAAACCTGGAGCTAAAACCTGATGTCATTACGATGGATTACGAAATGCCGGTCATGGATGGTATTACTGCGCTTGTAAAAATCATGGAAACTCATCCCACCCCTGTATTGATGTTTTCTTCGTTAACCCATGAAGGCGCTCGAGTGACACTAGATGCATTGGAAGCAGGTGCTGTAGATTATTTACCGAAAAACTTTGAAGATATTTCGAGAAATAGCGCAGAATTAAGAAAAACCCTTTGTGATCGCGTAAAAGCTGTAGCGCGCAGTCACATTCCAGGTAAAAGCAGAGCTGCTGAACCCGCACCTTCGCCCGCTCCGGCTCCTGCTGCACCCAAAACCACAGCACCACCAGCAGCGGCAAAACCCAAAAAAATTATTCATGACCTGGCTTCTAATGAAGCAGTTGCAGGTAAGGTGGTTACTTATAGTCGTGGCAGTGCGCGCCATAAGCTGGTGGCTATTGGTACTTCCACCGGAGGCCCAGTTGCTTTACAGAAAGTGTTAACTGCCTTGCCGGGTAATTTTCCTACCCCTATTTTACTGATTCAACATATGCCAGGTACTTTTACTAAAGCTTTTGCTGAGCGCCTCCATCGGTTGTGTCAAATAAATGTAAAAGAGGCGGAAGATGGTGATCAATTAAAACCAGGGGTGGCCTTATTAGCGCCTGGTGGTAAACAGTTAATGGTTGATGGCCGAGGCGGAGGAACCGTTCGAGTGCTGGCGGGTGATGAGCGGTTGAACTATAAGCCTTGTGTGGACGTGACCTTTGGCTCTGCTGCGAAAGCATTTGGCGATAAAGTCTTAGCTGTGGTGTTAACTGGGATGGGAGCAGATGGTAGAGAAGGGGCCCGAATGCTTAAAGCCAAAGGCTCGAAGGTTTGGGCTCAAGACCGGGAAAGCTGTGTTATTTTTGGGATGCCAATGGCAGTCATTAATGCCAATTTGGCAGATGAAGTGGTCGGCTTGGAGAGCCTCAGTCAACGGTTAGTCGAAGCCATATAGAACAGTTCAGTTATACAGGTATGTCTGGAATAACGAGTTGGGTTATCGAAGGAAGAAAGAGCATACCTGCTGTAGAGCATTTTGATCAGTTAGCGTTAACAGGACAGAATAGCGCAATATCTAAATTTAAATACATATTAAATTAAGCACTTGCATTATATTCACTGAATAAAAAAGGATACAGCATTCATATATGGATGTGTTAAGTGTGGTGGGGGTTATCCTCGCTATTTTAGCCATTATAGGTGGCAATTATCTGGAAGGGGGACATGCAAGTGCATTAATTAATGGCCCTGCTGCTTTAATTGTATTTGGTGGCACCCTGGGGGCTGCATTTATTCAAACCTCAGCAGTGAGTTTTAAGCGCGCATTAAGAATGTTTTTATGGATATTTATTCCACCACAGTTTGAAATTCAGGAAGGCATTAGCAAAGTCGTGAATTGGAGTATGACGGCGCGTAAGGAAGGATTGCTTGGACTAGAGGCAATTGCTGATGCTGAAGTGGATGACTTTGCTCGAAAAGGGTTGCAGCTATTAGTCGATGGCAGTGAGCCGGAAGTGCTGAGAAATGTCATGGAAGTGGACTTATATGCGGTTGAAACTCGAGACATGCAGGCAGCCAAGGTGTTTGAAAGTATGGGAGGGTATTCGCCTACCATCGGCATTATTGGTGCAGTAATGGGGTTAATTCATGTGATGGGGAATTTGGCTGACCCTTCGCAATTAGGTTCCGGTATAGCCACCGCATTTGTTGCTACAATTTATGGTGTAGCCTTTGCGAATTTGTTTTTATTACCAGCAGCGAACAAGTTAAAGTTTTGTATTCATCGCCAATCCCTTTACCGGGAAATGATGATAGAAGGCATACTGTCTATTGCTGATGGTGAAAATCCTCGTGCCATTGAACTAAAGCTGCAAGGATTTACTAACTGATTTATGACAAGACGGCGAGTGCGAGAAGAGCATGAAAATCATGAGCGTTGGTTAGTTTCCTATGCTGACTTTATTACCTTATTATTTGCCTTTTTTGTCGTAATGTATTCTATTTCTTCTGTCAATGAAGGCAAGTACCGTATTTTATCAGAAACCCTGGTAGGGGTATTTAGTGAGCCAGACCGTTCCTTAAAACCCATTCAAGTAGGCGATGTGACTCAGCGTTTTCCTGATAAGCCGGTGGATATTATTCAGGTGCCAGATGCCTTTGATATGACGCTAGATGATAGCGAAACTGAGCAGCCTAAAGATGATACTCTGGCTAAATTAGAAAGCCAGTTTAGTGAAACATTTTCAGATTTAATCAGTAAAGATTTATTAACTATTACAGGCAATGAACTGTGGGTAGAAATTGAATTAAAAAGCAACTTATTATTTCTTAGTGGCGACTCGATACCGTCAAATGCGGCTTTTGATATTATAAAGCAAGTGGCGGATATATTGAAAAATTACCAAAACCCTCTGCATATAGAAGGTTTTACCGATAATATGCCAATAAATACTAATCAGTTCCCAACCAACTGGGAGTTGTCTGCGGCCAGAGCGGCAGCGGTGGTTAGGCTGCTGGCCAGTTATGGGGTTGACCCTAGGCGTATGGCTGCCGTGGGGTATGGCCAATTTCAACCGATTACGACTAATGACACCCCGGAAGGACGACGCCAAAATCGTCGAGTGATACTAGTTATTTCAAAAAACCTGGATATCCGAAATAGCGTTAATACGGCAGGGGGGCGTAATAACCCTGGCAGGCCCTGACTATACTCTAAAACATTCTGCTTAAAACAATAGCTATACTGTAATAGTGATTGCTTGGCTTAATCCTTGCGTCTTTTGCCATTTAAATATGTTGTAGTGGAGTGGAAGTTCAGTTGGCATGGGAGTGAATAGTGAGAGTTTGGGCGGTATCTAATCAAAAGGGTGGAGTGGGTAAAACCACCACAGTTGTTACTCTTGGGGGGTTATTGGGCAGTTTACATAAAAAAGTTCTGTTGGTTGATTTAGATCCCCATGCGTCTTTGACCTGTTATTTTAAATATGACCCCGACCACCTTGAGCATAGTGTTTTCGACTTATTTCAACATCAGGGAAATGTGCCAGAAAACCTGCCTGGCCAACTGGTGCTAGAAACCAGTCACCCTAATGTCAATTTTTTGCCTGCCACGACGGCTATTGCTACGTTAGAGCGAAAGCTTGCGGGAGAAGGGGGGTATGGGCTGGTGCTATCAAAAGCACTTGCTCATCTATGGGAACATTTTGATTTTGTATTACTTGATACGCCTCCCCAATTGGGCGTATTAATGGTGAATGCTTTGGCTGCCAGTGAACGACTGTTGATTCCGGTTCAAACTGAGTTTTTAGCAATCAAAGGGTTAGAGCGGATGATGCATACCTTGGATATGATTAATCATTCTAGAAAAAAACAGCTTCCTTACTTGATTGTACCCACCCTCTTTGACCGACGTACCCATGCCAGTATTGCTGCCTTAAGAGCATTGCGAGCTAACTACCCTGAACAAGTTTGGCAATCTTATATTCCGGTGGACACTAAGTTTCGCGATGCCAGTGAGCAGGGGATTGCCATTCATGAGTTGGATAACCATTCTCGTGGGGTTAAAGCCTATCGGCATTTACTAAAAGATTTATTAAACCTGCAAGCCAAGGTGATATCAAAGGCGGTGAGTTAGTATATGAAGCCTTTAGAAGGATCTAAGCCATCAGCAAATGATACGCTGGAAGATTATTTGAGTGACCTATTGCACGATAATCATGGTATGACTGAGCCAGTTCCGGACAAGCTATTATCAACACAACAAACCCAGCAAAATGATGGGCATTCGGCAAAAGATGTGAGTTCAGTAACAAAGGAAGCATTAACCACTCAACCACAGGCTCCATCGTCGCAGCAGCCAAAAGCTGTGACAGCTACCCGTCAACTTCCTGAAGTATTACTGCCTCAACAAGTATTAACTCCTCCAGTTGAAGCGCTGCAACAGACAATTGCAGCCCCTGAGCTAGATACTGTTACTGACTTACAAAAGCTGCAAAAAGCCTCTCTGGCTGAGTTAATCATTGCCAAAGCTCAATCGGCGCCTCCCATTACAGCAGTTGAGCAGGGGCGGCCTGCTTGGGCT comes from Spartinivicinus poritis and encodes:
- the cheY gene encoding chemotaxis response regulator CheY, which gives rise to MKILIVDDFSTMRRIIKNLLRDLGFTNTSEADDGQTALPMLQSGGFDFLVTDWNMPGMTGIDLLKAVRADPKLNTLPVLMVTAEAKRDQIIEAAQAGVNGYVVKPFTAAVLKEKIEKIFERVEAGG
- a CDS encoding protein phosphatase CheZ, whose product is MSLLDKLKDHAPTEFETSLKEQAQKMVEHLEKGNLKDAIEVIQEINEVRDKSLYKEVGRLTRALHESIRNFHVEAGLASDDKEAMSDMVDASDRLEYVTKMTESAANTTMDLVDNSMPIIDELKSDAHSLRDEWTKIRKRQMNPDEFRKLYKQMDEFLDRSEKQVNQVHSNLTEILVAQNYQDLTGQVIKRVVELVQQVEDSLVDLVRMAGQVDKITGIEHEITATEEDSIAAEGPQIKAEERVDVVSGQDDVDDLLSSLGF
- a CDS encoding chemotaxis protein CheA, which codes for MSFEADEDILQDFLVEAGEILELLSEQLVDLENSPDDMDLLNAIFRGFHTVKGGAGFLQLNSLVDCCHVAENVFDILRNGQRSVTTELMDVVLQALDSINEMFSQVRDRVEPSPADPELLKALSVLAQPEGAAPAEAPPAAEAAPPEPPPAAPEPAPTPQQPTANAGAEAGEDITDAEFEKLLDAVADESSEAKEPDKAAAAAAAGSDDITEDEFEALLDQLHGSGPVGTSAPAPAAPEKPAEPAPTSAAAPPSGDEITEDEFEALLDELHGGSAPSGQGTTPAEPAGAQPAATTPAPPEAPAAAAAKTGSDLITEAEFESLLDELQGKTPAAAAPAKPAPASPPPANPAATAAPVKREPPAAAPPASPPKPPAAAEPRQPAGGGGKPAPAKEAPAAEATVRVDTARLDDIMNMVGELVLVRNRLVRLGNKSGDEVLSKAVANLDVVTGDLQLSVMKTRMQPIKKVFGRFPRVVRDLARSLKKEINLELEGEETDLDKNLVEALADPLVHLVRNAVDHGIESPEDREKAGKSRKGTVVLSAQQEGDHILLSIADDGAGMDPDKLRGIAVSRGLYEQDAADRLSDNECYNLIFAPGFSTKTEITDISGRGVGMDVVKNKISQLNGTINIDSVKGEGSKLIIKVPLTLAIMPTLMVMLENQAFALPLVSVNEIFHLDLSKTNVVDGQEVVIVREKALPLFHLKRWLINGRRFDDSDVTKTEAHVVVVSVGTQRVGFVVDQLIGQEEVVIKPLGQTLQGTPGMAGATITGDGRIALILDVPSLLKEYA
- a CDS encoding protein-glutamate methylesterase/protein-glutamine glutaminase, with translation MAIRVLIVDDSGFFRRRVSEILKTDPQIEVVGTADNGREAVDKNLELKPDVITMDYEMPVMDGITALVKIMETHPTPVLMFSSLTHEGARVTLDALEAGAVDYLPKNFEDISRNSAELRKTLCDRVKAVARSHIPGKSRAAEPAPSPAPAPAAPKTTAPPAAAKPKKIIHDLASNEAVAGKVVTYSRGSARHKLVAIGTSTGGPVALQKVLTALPGNFPTPILLIQHMPGTFTKAFAERLHRLCQINVKEAEDGDQLKPGVALLAPGGKQLMVDGRGGGTVRVLAGDERLNYKPCVDVTFGSAAKAFGDKVLAVVLTGMGADGREGARMLKAKGSKVWAQDRESCVIFGMPMAVINANLADEVVGLESLSQRLVEAI
- a CDS encoding flagellar motor protein, with amino-acid sequence MDVLSVVGVILAILAIIGGNYLEGGHASALINGPAALIVFGGTLGAAFIQTSAVSFKRALRMFLWIFIPPQFEIQEGISKVVNWSMTARKEGLLGLEAIADAEVDDFARKGLQLLVDGSEPEVLRNVMEVDLYAVETRDMQAAKVFESMGGYSPTIGIIGAVMGLIHVMGNLADPSQLGSGIATAFVATIYGVAFANLFLLPAANKLKFCIHRQSLYREMMIEGILSIADGENPRAIELKLQGFTN
- the motD gene encoding flagellar motor protein MotD; translation: MTRRRVREEHENHERWLVSYADFITLLFAFFVVMYSISSVNEGKYRILSETLVGVFSEPDRSLKPIQVGDVTQRFPDKPVDIIQVPDAFDMTLDDSETEQPKDDTLAKLESQFSETFSDLISKDLLTITGNELWVEIELKSNLLFLSGDSIPSNAAFDIIKQVADILKNYQNPLHIEGFTDNMPINTNQFPTNWELSAARAAAVVRLLASYGVDPRRMAAVGYGQFQPITTNDTPEGRRQNRRVILVISKNLDIRNSVNTAGGRNNPGRP
- a CDS encoding ParA family protein — translated: MRVWAVSNQKGGVGKTTTVVTLGGLLGSLHKKVLLVDLDPHASLTCYFKYDPDHLEHSVFDLFQHQGNVPENLPGQLVLETSHPNVNFLPATTAIATLERKLAGEGGYGLVLSKALAHLWEHFDFVLLDTPPQLGVLMVNALAASERLLIPVQTEFLAIKGLERMMHTLDMINHSRKKQLPYLIVPTLFDRRTHASIAALRALRANYPEQVWQSYIPVDTKFRDASEQGIAIHELDNHSRGVKAYRHLLKDLLNLQAKVISKAVS